One genomic window of Candidatus Nitrosopumilus sediminis includes the following:
- a CDS encoding MBL fold metallo-hydrolase, with the protein MKVHQIQVGNMQNFSYIVEDEDTGESIIIDPSWDLIELEMIIKKNNLKIKYIVNTHHHFDHTLGNEAMAESTKAPIIQHENSELKHDISVKDGDFIEFGNSKLKVLHTPGHSQDSICLIGDGKIFSGDTLFVGNCGRIDLPGGSAKDLYHSLFDILYNLDENLVMYSGHNYGSSEISTLGQEKITNHVMQKRTEQQFLDMMG; encoded by the coding sequence ATGAAAGTTCACCAAATTCAAGTGGGAAACATGCAGAATTTTTCATATATTGTAGAGGATGAAGATACTGGTGAATCTATTATTATTGATCCTTCTTGGGATTTAATTGAATTGGAAATGATAATTAAAAAAAACAATTTGAAAATAAAATACATTGTAAACACACATCATCACTTTGATCACACATTAGGAAATGAAGCAATGGCTGAATCTACTAAAGCTCCAATTATTCAACATGAAAATTCGGAATTAAAACATGATATTTCAGTAAAGGATGGGGATTTTATTGAATTTGGAAATTCAAAATTAAAAGTACTTCACACTCCTGGTCATTCCCAAGATAGTATTTGTCTTATTGGTGATGGAAAAATTTTCTCAGGTGACACACTATTTGTAGGAAATTGTGGTAGAATTGATTTACCTGGAGGTTCTGCAAAAGATCTCTATCATAGTCTTTTTGATATTTTATATAATTTGGATGAAAATCTAGTCATGTATTCTGGTCATAATTACGGATCTTCTGAGATTTCTACTCTGGGACAGGAAAAAATCACTAATCATGTAATGCAAAAACGAACTGAACAACAGTTCCTTGATATGATGGGCTAG
- a CDS encoding 30S ribosomal protein S4 has protein sequence MGDPKYPRKVWRKPKRPLNYELKMDELKTLGTFGLRTKRELWKAHTELSRVRHQARSLLALRQEIRAEKEPILMNSLARIGLVSSDATLDDVLNLNATDLLSRRLQTIVTKKLGFKTPYQARQAVIHGHIMIGERKVNIPSYTVTVDEENSVHFAPESKIPEMLEKTKKEEPVVEATEEETEGEAPKEATEEKTVETPAEAPKDETSSTE, from the coding sequence ATGGGAGATCCAAAATATCCACGTAAAGTATGGAGGAAACCAAAAAGACCTCTTAATTATGAATTAAAAATGGATGAACTGAAAACTCTTGGAACATTTGGATTAAGAACTAAAAGAGAATTATGGAAAGCACATACAGAACTATCACGTGTAAGACATCAGGCCAGATCATTACTTGCATTAAGACAAGAAATCAGAGCAGAAAAAGAACCAATCTTAATGAACTCTCTTGCAAGGATAGGTTTGGTAAGTAGTGATGCAACATTAGATGATGTACTTAACCTAAATGCAACAGATTTACTTTCACGAAGATTACAAACTATTGTCACAAAGAAACTAGGATTCAAAACACCATATCAAGCAAGACAAGCAGTTATTCATGGCCACATTATGATTGGTGAAAGAAAAGTCAACATTCCATCTTATACCGTTACAGTTGATGAAGAGAATAGTGTTCATTTTGCACCAGAATCAAAAATTCCAGAAATGCTAGAAAAGACAAAGAAAGAGGAGCCTGTAGTAGAGGCTACTGAAGAAGAAACAGAGGGTGAGGCACCAAAAGAGGCCACGGAAGAGAAAACAGTTGAAACACCGGCTGAAGCCCCAAAAGATGAAACTTCTTCAACAGAATAA
- the glmS gene encoding glutamine--fructose-6-phosphate transaminase (isomerizing), producing the protein MCSIIGYYGNKTASPIIVKGLKRMEYRGYDSVGVATESNHQIELKKGIGKVNEVNSKVQLDSLPGKIGIGHTRWATHGKVTDFNAHPHQSNSGKIAIVHNGIIENFEELKKKLQDEGYNFKSETDSEIIANLLQKHYEKTKDVKETIMKTVSEIKGHYAFVAMFENGQLAAARFHEPLIIGVGHDDFFLSSDVLGFIEFTDDAIYLENGNFVILDENKFQILDFHGEHAKYGITKVSKEFGDAYKGDYAHFTLKEIYEQPETVLKAGEKTMEAIEKTADYIKNAKNIYVTGSGTSFNSALIAKQILSKYVKIKAEPVMSSELQFSPDSIEENSIIIAISQSGESADVLDAVKIGKQANCKIIAIVNLMTSSLAREADVVIGMNCGPEIGVAATKSFTSQLVILYKIVQKLNNDITINFENFSKSVLKILENPRKIQQIAKELKEISDIYILGRGINYPIAIETALKLKELTYIHAEGIAGGELKHGPLALMDSSVFVIIINPNDSTYSDTLTSAREIKARGAKVIGVSDIESDVYDYWIEMPKIDEVLYPISEIIPIQLLSYYAALEKNTDPDYPRNLAKSVTVK; encoded by the coding sequence ATGTGTTCAATTATAGGATATTATGGGAATAAGACAGCATCACCAATAATCGTCAAGGGATTAAAAAGAATGGAATATCGTGGATACGATAGTGTTGGAGTTGCAACAGAATCAAATCATCAAATTGAATTAAAGAAAGGAATTGGGAAAGTAAATGAAGTAAATTCAAAAGTTCAGTTAGATTCACTTCCTGGGAAAATAGGTATAGGACATACAAGATGGGCAACACATGGAAAAGTTACCGATTTTAATGCACATCCACATCAAAGTAATTCAGGAAAAATTGCCATAGTGCATAATGGGATTATTGAAAATTTTGAGGAATTAAAGAAGAAATTACAAGATGAAGGATATAATTTCAAAAGTGAAACAGATAGTGAAATAATTGCAAATTTGCTGCAAAAACATTATGAAAAAACAAAAGATGTCAAAGAAACAATTATGAAAACTGTTTCTGAAATTAAAGGACATTATGCGTTTGTTGCAATGTTTGAGAATGGGCAACTTGCAGCAGCAAGATTCCATGAACCATTAATCATAGGAGTTGGGCACGATGATTTCTTTTTGTCAAGTGATGTTTTAGGATTTATTGAATTTACTGATGATGCAATTTATTTAGAAAATGGAAATTTTGTTATTTTAGATGAAAACAAATTTCAGATTTTAGATTTTCATGGAGAACATGCAAAATATGGAATAACAAAAGTATCTAAAGAATTTGGAGATGCATACAAAGGAGATTATGCACATTTTACATTAAAAGAAATTTACGAACAACCTGAAACTGTCTTAAAAGCAGGAGAGAAAACTATGGAAGCAATTGAAAAAACTGCAGATTACATAAAAAATGCAAAAAATATCTATGTGACGGGAAGTGGAACCAGTTTCAATTCGGCATTAATTGCTAAGCAAATTCTATCAAAATACGTCAAAATTAAAGCAGAGCCAGTAATGTCAAGCGAATTACAATTTTCACCAGACAGCATAGAGGAAAATTCCATCATCATTGCAATATCTCAAAGTGGAGAGAGTGCAGATGTCTTAGATGCAGTAAAAATCGGAAAGCAAGCAAATTGTAAGATTATTGCAATTGTTAATTTAATGACATCCTCACTTGCACGTGAAGCAGACGTAGTAATTGGAATGAATTGTGGGCCTGAAATTGGAGTTGCTGCAACAAAAAGTTTTACATCACAACTGGTGATATTATATAAAATTGTTCAAAAACTAAACAATGACATAACAATAAATTTTGAAAATTTCTCTAAGTCAGTTCTAAAAATATTAGAAAATCCAAGAAAAATTCAGCAGATTGCTAAAGAGTTAAAGGAAATTTCAGACATTTACATTTTAGGCAGAGGAATAAATTATCCAATTGCCATAGAGACCGCACTAAAACTAAAAGAACTAACATACATTCATGCCGAAGGAATTGCAGGAGGAGAATTAAAACATGGACCTCTTGCATTGATGGATTCAAGTGTATTTGTGATAATTATCAATCCAAATGATTCAACATATTCAGATACTCTAACTAGTGCAAGAGAAATTAAAGCTCGTGGCGCAAAAGTAATTGGAGTTTCAGATATAGAAAGTGATGTTTATGATTACTGGATAGAAATGCCAAAGATTGATGAAGTGTTGTATCCAATTTCAGAAATAATTCCAATTCAGTTATTATCATACTATGCAGCACTTGAGAAAAATACAGATCCTGATTATCCTAGAAATCTAGCAAAATCAGTTACAGTGAAGTAA
- a CDS encoding 30S ribosomal protein S13, whose product MSAQEYRHIVRIVGNDIRGEKKMVIGLTQIKGLGYNFATAILDTLKINPNSNIGNLTDENVQAIEKLITDPIASNFPSWFLNRRKDIETGADLHLLTSDIPFTLRNDIERERITASWRGYRHLSGLKVRGQRTRTSGRKGGAVGVAKGGMAAPVKKGGAGAPAAAAPSAEAPAEGAPAAAEAPAAEKKE is encoded by the coding sequence TTGAGCGCACAAGAATATAGACACATTGTCAGAATTGTAGGAAACGATATCCGTGGAGAAAAGAAAATGGTTATCGGATTGACCCAGATTAAAGGTCTTGGGTACAACTTTGCAACTGCAATTCTTGATACTCTAAAAATTAATCCAAATTCCAATATCGGAAACCTTACTGATGAAAATGTTCAAGCAATTGAGAAATTAATTACAGATCCAATTGCAAGCAATTTTCCAAGTTGGTTCCTTAACAGAAGAAAAGATATTGAAACTGGTGCAGATTTACATTTGTTAACATCAGATATTCCATTTACATTAAGAAACGATATTGAAAGAGAAAGAATTACTGCAAGTTGGAGAGGCTATCGTCATCTAAGTGGTCTTAAAGTCAGAGGTCAAAGAACAAGAACTTCAGGTAGAAAAGGTGGAGCAGTAGGAGTAGCAAAAGGAGGAATGGCAGCTCCAGTTAAGAAAGGAGGAGCAGGTGCTCCAGCAGCTGCAGCACCATCTGCAGAAGCTCCAGCAGAAGGAGCACCAGCAGCTGCAGAAGCTCCAGCAGCGGAGAAAAAAGAATAG
- the cobT gene encoding nicotinate mononucleotide-dependent phosphoribosyltransferase CobT, with the protein MENFKLFGNVEQGKIFLESIKNGRFLFSFVISYTETCEIPGITFAGADMDSIKFTPPADAEYLHYGYCKTIDKIPMTPDGKPTPGLLTKTALESASIPHLTINAGSKISPQLPFFDTGMVFGKNISTQDAMTDSQVSHAVDYGRIIGRSMASLTDCLVIGESIPGGTTTALAVLKALGYDARVSSSIPNNPVELKNQIVTSALERIDSDHPYSVVAKVGDPMIPFVAGMLSSASNVSNVMLAGGTQMAAVLAFASKIGFNEENTAIGTTSYITDDDSANFTSLVKEIADIPAISVNPGLENSQYSGLKAFSEGFAKEGVGAGGSIISSMIKTGNDSSKFLEIAEKEYHRLFTSL; encoded by the coding sequence ATGGAAAATTTTAAACTGTTTGGAAATGTAGAGCAAGGAAAAATTTTTCTTGAATCAATAAAGAATGGAAGATTTCTTTTTTCGTTTGTAATTTCATATACTGAAACATGTGAAATTCCTGGAATTACTTTTGCAGGCGCTGACATGGATTCAATAAAATTCACTCCGCCTGCTGATGCTGAATATCTTCATTATGGATATTGTAAAACAATTGATAAAATTCCCATGACTCCTGATGGAAAACCAACTCCTGGATTGCTTACAAAAACTGCACTAGAATCTGCTAGTATTCCTCATTTGACCATTAATGCTGGAAGTAAAATTTCCCCACAACTCCCATTCTTTGATACTGGTATGGTATTTGGAAAAAACATTTCAACACAAGATGCTATGACTGATTCTCAAGTATCCCATGCTGTAGATTATGGACGAATTATTGGTAGAAGTATGGCCTCTCTTACTGATTGCTTGGTGATTGGTGAAAGTATTCCTGGCGGAACTACCACTGCATTAGCAGTATTGAAAGCATTAGGTTATGATGCCAGAGTAAGTTCTAGCATTCCAAATAATCCAGTTGAATTAAAAAATCAAATTGTTACTTCTGCCTTGGAACGAATAGACTCTGATCATCCATATAGTGTTGTAGCAAAGGTAGGTGATCCAATGATTCCTTTTGTAGCTGGAATGTTGAGTTCTGCATCTAATGTATCAAATGTAATGTTAGCTGGCGGTACGCAAATGGCCGCAGTTTTGGCATTTGCATCAAAAATCGGATTTAATGAAGAAAATACTGCAATAGGAACAACTTCTTACATTACTGATGATGACAGTGCAAATTTCACAAGTCTTGTAAAAGAAATTGCTGACATTCCTGCAATATCTGTAAATCCTGGCTTGGAAAACTCACAATACTCTGGTTTGAAAGCATTTTCTGAAGGATTTGCAAAAGAAGGAGTGGGTGCTGGTGGAAGTATTATCTCTTCAATGATCAAAACTGGAAATGATTCTTCAAAATTTTTAGAGATTGCAGAAAAAGAATATCATCGATTATTTACTTCACTGTAA
- a CDS encoding multicopper oxidase domain-containing protein gives MILLLSLVIVFSVIAFFPTFSDAQSEPKTFVTHSGAVVKTSGEILDPLYTSATVEFDPMEYLRDFNYGQISQLEDGTTLREFTIIANDDKIMEVSPGIFYNVWTFNGTVPGPTIRATEGDIVRIKFINNGEKEHTMHFHGIHPAGMDGVFEPVGGNGGQFFYEFEAGPVGVHPYHCHVMPLEEHIVHGLYGVFIVDPKEGRAPADEMVMVLNGLDTDFDTENNFYAANTIPFYYQHHPIQISTDELIRVYVVNMVEFDPINNLHLHGNLYKYYPTGTDVVPSFYTDMITLSQTERGIMEFEYQYPGKYLFHAHKVEFSEKGWIGIFMVNENKKGVESEGYGS, from the coding sequence ATGATTTTATTGCTCTCATTAGTTATCGTATTTTCGGTAATCGCATTCTTTCCAACTTTCTCTGACGCTCAATCAGAACCTAAAACATTTGTAACTCATTCAGGAGCAGTTGTTAAAACTTCAGGAGAAATATTAGATCCACTATACACTAGTGCAACTGTAGAATTTGATCCAATGGAATATCTTCGGGATTTCAATTATGGGCAAATTTCACAACTTGAAGATGGTACTACCCTAAGAGAATTTACAATTATTGCAAATGATGATAAAATAATGGAGGTTTCTCCTGGAATATTTTACAATGTATGGACATTTAATGGAACAGTTCCAGGACCTACAATTCGAGCAACAGAAGGAGATATTGTACGAATCAAATTCATCAACAACGGAGAAAAAGAACATACCATGCATTTTCATGGAATCCATCCTGCTGGAATGGATGGAGTGTTTGAACCCGTAGGAGGAAATGGTGGACAATTTTTTTATGAATTTGAAGCAGGCCCTGTTGGTGTTCATCCTTATCATTGCCATGTGATGCCTTTAGAGGAACACATTGTTCATGGTCTCTATGGGGTCTTTATCGTTGATCCAAAAGAAGGACGTGCTCCTGCTGATGAAATGGTAATGGTTCTAAACGGTTTGGATACGGATTTTGACACTGAAAATAATTTCTATGCTGCAAATACAATTCCATTTTACTATCAACATCACCCAATTCAGATAAGCACTGATGAATTAATTCGAGTTTATGTAGTTAACATGGTAGAGTTTGATCCAATTAATAATCTCCACTTGCATGGTAATCTATACAAATACTATCCAACAGGAACTGATGTTGTCCCATCATTTTATACTGATATGATTACTTTATCTCAAACTGAGCGTGGAATCATGGAATTTGAGTATCAATATCCTGGAAAATACTTGTTCCATGCACACAAAGTTGAATTCTCAGAAAAAGGTTGGATTGGAATATTCATGGTAAATGAAAACAAAAAAGGTGTAGAGTCTGAGGGGTATGGAAGTTAG